The following proteins are encoded in a genomic region of Schistocerca serialis cubense isolate TAMUIC-IGC-003099 chromosome 9, iqSchSeri2.2, whole genome shotgun sequence:
- the LOC126418725 gene encoding uncharacterized protein LOC126418725: MKTLFTCCVAVWLLIAAALLQPTKGDEMLPNTDIPATMAECNATFKLGWRCWDNLLSDGHVIDESKYQQKCWFYCLLDRTGAMHADGAFDKDLLKMVLQGFPNGPNLAHLDETTYTCVAQRSEVDLCERAYAIVKCIMTEELSRMHHSS, encoded by the exons ATGAAGACACTGTTTACTTGCTGCGTTGCCGTGTGGCTGCTAATTGCAGCGGCTTTGCTT CAGCCGACCAAGGGTGACGAGATGTTGCCCAATACTGACATCCCGGCCACAATGGCGGAGTGTAACGCTACTTTCAAATTAGGATGGA GATGCTGGGATAATCTTCTCAGTGACGGTCACGTGATAGATGAGAGCAAATACCAGCAAAAG tgTTGGTTTTACTGCTTACTGGATAGAACAGGAGCG ATGCATGCAGATGGAGCTTTCGACAAAGATCTCCTGAAGATGGTACTTCAGGGCTTCCCCAACGGCCCCAATCTCGCGCACCTCGACGAGACAACCTACACCTGTGTCGCACAGAGGA GTGAGGTCGACCTTTGTGAAAGGGCATACGCTATCGTTAAGTGCATCATGACTGAG